In Frederiksenia canicola, the sequence GTGGTTGTTTTAACGCGGTGAGCAAGGTGGCTTTTTGCGGTTCGGTAAAACCGAGAGCGGTGAAATCAAAGTGCGTAGGTTTGTTTTTCTGCAGTCGCAAGACGATTTTTTCACCGTGATTAGTCGGCAAAGTTGAAACCCGAAAATCTAAGGTTTCAGACAAGGCAGTGGTGAAACTAAATTGTCCATCTTGTGGAAGGCGAGTTTCGCTAATATCTAGTTTTGCCAGCAGCTTCAGCCGAGAAAGAATACGGCTGCTGAAATTGTGCGATAGGTTCTGGTAAATATGCAAAACGCCATCAATTCGTAAGCGAATCAATAACTTATTGGGATATGGCTCAATATGAATATCAGAAGCATTTTTTGCCAAGCAGAATTTAAATAGTGAATCTAAAATCTGGATAATCGGATCATTATGGTCGATTTGCTCTTGCGGTTGCTGGTAATAGAGCAATTCGCCCGTGTCGTAAAGTGGCTGTTGTTCGGGCGATAACGCATTGAGTAGATAATTCAGCTCTTCTTTTGACACGATAACAGGCTCAATCGCTTTATTCAGCAAAAATGCGAAAATTTCGCAGGCGTTGAGATTTTTCTCATCATCAATCGCCAGCCATAATTTTTCGTTATTCTCTTGGAGCGGAACGGCGAGATAACGTTGTAGTATTTGTTTTTCTCGGCAGTTTCGCTGCCATAATGGTTCAGAAATCTCAAAAATGCGTTGGGTATTGAGCTCACAAGCAGAATAAGTATTCATCCATTTTCCTTATTAGCTGGGATACAAGCGGTCAGATTCTTCGTATATTTTGCAACTGAAGACGGGCAAAAATGCCCATCTCATTATTGTCTTGGCGAAGCACTTGAGCAGAATCCTGCTGGAAATAGACTGCTATCGCCTGTACAGCTGCCAGCCCAAGTCACATTGTTATTAGCGAAAGTGGGAATCAGTTTATAACTGATATTTTCCAATGTGCCTTTGCCAGCTACGGTGATCGTGCCATCGCTGACAGCGATAGATTTCAAGTATTTGGCATTGGCCACCTCGGTTTTTTCTGCTTGAATGCCGTGAGTTCCCGCCGAACATCCTGCTGTTTTTCCTAAATTATAGATACAGATTTCAACATCGGATTTATAGGAAGATGAGGCTCGAAGTAGTTCAGACATTGCCGCTTTTTGCGTATAACTTGTGTAAGAAGGAATAGCAATGGTGGCAAGAATGGCGATGATTGCAATCACAATCATCAATTCAATTAATGTGAATGCTCGTTTGAGCGGTTGGTGAAGTTTAGCCATAAAAAGTTCCTTTTAACGTGACGTATTATTTACGCCTAATTAGTTTGCAATTTATGAAAAGAAAATCGACTAGCAAAAATGATTTTCTCGATCTGTGTCGCAAAAATAGAAAATCTACCCTGTTTGTTTACACAGTGTTTTTTGCTAATATGTCAGCGTTTCAAAGGTCAAATTAGGAAAAGAAAATGGCAAAGGCACCGAAAACAGCTTATGTATGTAGCGATTGTGGCGAGGAATATTCAAAATGGCTGGGACAATGCCGTTCGTGTTTAGCGTGGAATACCATTAGCGAAGTACGTTTGGTTTCCGCAAAACAAGAGAGCAAAGGCGATCGTTTTAGTGGCTATGCGGGAGCAACCTCGGGCAAAATCCAGACATTATCGGAAATCGACTTACAAGACGTGCCGCGGTTTTCCAGTGGCTTTAATGAGTTGGATCGTGTTCTTGGTGGTGGGATTGTACCTGGTAGTGCGATTTTGATTGGCGGGCACCCAGGTGCGGGCAAAAGTACCTTATTACTGCAAGTGATGTGCGGGCTTTCGGTTCATCTTCCGACCTTATATGTAACGGGGGAGGAATCGCTGCAGCAGGTGGCGATGAGAGCAAACCGATTAGGCTTGCCCACGGAACATCTCAAAATGCTGTCGGAAACCTCGGTAGAACATATTTGCAATCTTGCCGATCAAGAAAAGCCAAAGTTGATTGTGATTGACTCAATCCAAGTGATGCACCTTGCCGACATTCAATCCTCACCAGGAAGTGTGGCTCAAGTGCGTGAATGTGCCTCATTTTTGACCCGTTATGCCAAAACTCGCCAAGTAGCGATTATTATGGTCGGGCATGTTACCAAAGATGGCACTTTGGCCGGTCCAAAAGTGCTAGAACATGCCATCGATGCCTCGTTATTATTAGAGGGTGAAGCCGATTCCCGTTTTCGTACCTTGCGGAGCCACAAAAACCGTTTCGGTGCGGTCAATGAATTGGGGGTGTTTGCCATGACGGAGCAAGGCTTACGAGAAGTGAAAAATCCGTCTGCGATTTTTCTAAGCCGTAGTGAGGAGCAGACTTCGGGTAGTTCGGTGATGGTGCTGTGGGAAGGCACACGTCCGTTACTGGTGGAAATTCAAGCATTGGTCGATCATTCAATGCTTGCCAACCCTCGCCGAGTTGCCGTAGGCTTGGAGCAGAACCGTTTGTCGTTACTGCTTGCAGTGTTGCATCGCCACGGCGGCTTGCAGATGTCTGATCAAGATGTGTTTGTTAATGTCGTGGGGGGGGTGAAAGTGACTGAAACTAGTGCTGATTTAGCTTTGCTGTTGGCGTTGATTTCCAGCTTCCGTAACCGCCCGTTGCCACAAGATCTGGTAATTTTCGGTGAAGTCGGGTTAGGGGGCGAAATCCGCCCTGTGCCAAGCGGTCAAGAACGAATTGCTGAAGCCGCTAAACATGGCTTTAAACGTGCCATCGTCCCTGCAGGTAACGCCCCGAAAAAAGCAATTAAGGGAATGGACGTGTTTACTGTAAAAAAACTGAGTGATGCCTTGGATATTGTAGGGAATTTATAGCGGATTTCTTGAGTGGATTTTATGATTAGCGTTTTTGATATGTTTAAAATAGGTATTGGTCCGTCCAGTTCCCATACCGTTGGGCCGATGAAAGCGGCGAAAGCGTTTATTGATGAGTTACTCATTGGCAAAATGTTAGCCAGAACTGACCGCTTGCAAGTAGATGTTTACGGCTCACTCGCACTCACAGGGAGGGGGCATAGCACCGATATTGCAATTGTGATGGGGATGATGGGCTATTTGCCAGATGATGTCGATATTGAAGGTATTGAAGGTGTGATCGCAAGGGTGAAAAGTGAGCAGCAATTAGTGCTTTGTGAAGCCCAGCCAGAACACAGTAAACTCATTCCTTTTGATTTTTTCGCGGATATGCCGTTTCACTACGATTTCTTGCCACGTCACGAAAATGGGCTGAAGTTTAAGGCCTTTAATAGCGATAACTTATTGTTTGAAAAGACTTATTATTCGATTGGCGGCGGTTTTATTGTTTCCGATGAAAATGTCGATAGTGATAAACAGAACCAAATCAGTGTCCCATTTCCGTATAAAAATGCCGCCGATCTACTGAAACATTGCAAAGAGCAGGGCTTACCGCTGGCAAGTTTAGTGTGGAAAAATGAGCTGGCGTTGCGTGCTAAACTGGCAATCAGCGACTATCTGGCGAAAATTTGGCAGACGATGGATCAATGTATTCAGCGTGGTTTGCATACGGAAGGGTTGCTGCCCGGGCCACTTAAGGTGGTTCGTCGTGCGGCTAGTTTACGTAGAGCACTTGAAGCAACGGATAAATTAAATAACGATCCTATGCAAATTATTGATTGGATAAATCTGTATGCCCTAGCGGTGAGTGAAGAAAATGCGGCAGGAGGGCGGGTAGTCACTGCTCCTACTAATGGAGCCTGTGGTATTGTGCCTGCGGTGCTGGCGTATTATCGTCAGTTTGTGGGCGTGCTCACCCAAGAAACTATTGAACGCTATTTTTTAGCGGCTGGTGTGATTGGCTCTCTGTATAAAATGAACGCTTCTATTTCGGGTGCGGAAGTTGGCTGTCAAGGTGAGGTTGGAGTTGCTTGTTCAATGGCTGCGGCAGGTTTGGCAGAAATTATGGGCGGTTCACCCAATCAAGTCTGCATTGCAGCAGAAATCGCAATGGAACACAATCTTGGCTTAACTTGTGATCCCGTTGGTGGGCAGGTGCAAGTTCCGTGTATTGAACGTAATGCGATTGCTGCAGTTAAAGCCATTAACGCCTGCCGAATGGCACTGCGTTTAACGTCCCAGCCACGCGTTACTCTTGATAAAGTGATCGAAACGATGTACGAAACAGGGCGAGATATGAATGCCAAATACCGAGAAACTGCCACGGGTGGGCTAGCAATTAAAATTGTGCCATGTGATTAGGCCAGTTAAAAAGCTCGTTTCGATGATGTTATCAAAACGAGCTTTTTCTCTTTCAACGTAATTATTGGTTATCTACCAATTATTTGGTATCCAATTGGGGAATGACATTGTTTTTCACTGATAACAAACCCGTGTCGGTGTAAATACCGAGCTTAGCACGGGTATCGACGATGTCGAGATTACGCATCGTGAGCTGACCGATACGGTCTGCAGGGGTGAATGGGGCATCTTCCACTTTTTCCATACTCAAACGCTCTGGTTCGTAGGTGAGGTTCGGTGACTCGGTGTTGAGAATGGAGAAATCGTTACCGCGGCGAAGTTCAAGGGTTACGGTACCTGTTATTGCTTTTGCCACCCAACGTTGTGCGGTTTCACGCAACATTAACGCTTGTGGATCGAACCAGCGACCCTGGTAGAGCAAGCGACCTAAACGCAAGCCGTTGATGCGATATTGTTCAATGGTGTCCTCGTTGTGAATACCAGTTAGCAAACGCTCGTAAGCGATATGAAGTAACGCCATTCCTGGAGCTTCGTAAATACCACGGCTTTTCGCTTCAATGATGCGATTTTCGATTTGGTCAGTCATACCTAAACCATGGCGACCACCAATGCGGTTTGCTTCTAAAATCAATTCAACAGGATCTTCTAAACGCTTGCCGTTTAATGCTACGGGTACGCCTTCTTCAAAAGTCACTGAAACGGTTTCAGGTTTGATTTCAATGCTTTCGTCCCAGAATGCTACGCCCATGATTGGCTTCACAATTTTGATGCCAGTACTTAATAATTCTAAATCTTTCGCTTCGTGAGTTGCACCGAGCATATTCGAATCGGTCGAGTAGGCTTTTTCGACTGACATTTTGTAGTTAAAGCCGTTGGCGATTAAAAATTCGGACATCTCAAAACGTCCACCCAGTTCATCAATAAAGGTTTGGTCTAACCAAGGTTTGTAGATTTTGAGTTTTGGATTGGTCAGCAAGCCGTAGCGATAGAAACGCTCAATATCGTTGCCTTTGAAAGTGGAACCATCGCCCCAAATGTTTACATCGTCTTCTTTCATTGCTGCGACAAGCATCGTGCCTGTTACTGCACGGCCAAGTGGAGTGGTGTTGAAATACGGCATCCCCCCCGTAGAAATATGGAAAGCACCGCATTGAATTGCGGCAATTCCTTCATGAGCAAGCTGCGTGCGGCAATCGATCAATCGGGCGTTTTCTGCACCGTACTCCATCGCTTTTTTCGGGATCGCATTGTAATCGTCTTCATCAGGCTGACCTAAATTAGCGGTATAAGCATAAGGTACGGCACCTTTTTGACGCATCCAAAGTAGTGCGGCACTGGTATCTAAACCGCCTGAAAAGGCAATACCGACTTTTTGTCCGAGTGGGAGAGTTTCTAAAATAGTTGCTGACATCTGAATTCCTGAATATTTGTAGGGTTTAAGAAAAGAGTTGCGGAAACGGTTGCGTTTCGGGGAACGTATTCTAACTGAAAATACGTCTAAATGGCTAGAGAATTGCAACATAAGCGATTAAAATAAGCCACTTTTAAGTGTAAAAAGGCGGAAATATGCAAAAACTTCTCGTAATTCGAAATGATAAAATTGGCGATTTTATGGTGGCTTGGCCCGCCTTTGCGATGTTGAAAAAATCCTTGCCTAACACGCAAATTGTCGCCCTTGTGCCGCCTTATACTGCTCCTCTTGCTGAGCTTTGTCCTTATATTGATGAGATTATTATCGATAGCCGTGATCGTAATGATAAAGCCGAAAATCAGCGGGTGTTACAAGCGGTCAGATCCGCAGGATTTTTTGCGATGATCAGCTTTGTATCTGACTGGTATAATGCGAAGCTGGCGTGGCAAAGCGGTATTAGCTATCGTCTCGCCCCTGCGACCAAGCTCTTTCAATTTTTGTATAACCACCGTTTAACCCAACGTCGTTCCCGTTCAGAACAGGCAGAATTTCAATACAATATGGATCTCGCTCGCCAGTTTTTACGCGATCATAATGTGCCGATTATTGAACCGAATACGCCTTATCTCACTATTCCAGCCAACGAACGCCAAGCTCAAAAGCAGAAATTGAGCGAGCAGCTTGGGATCAATCCACATAAAAAATGGCTGTTTGTGCATAGTAGTACAGGCGGGTCGGCTACGAATTTATCCCTTGAGCAATATGCTCAGCTGATGAACGGCATTCAAACCGAATTTGAATGCGAAGTGGTGCTGACTGCGGGGGCGAATGAAAGCGAACGGGCAAATACGTTATCCACCATGCTCAACCAGCCCGCTGCCATTTACGATAAAAACGAGGGCTTGCAAGATTTCACTCGTTCCCTTGCTTGTGCAGATCTGTTCATTGCGGGCTCAACAGGGCCATTGCATATTTGCGGTGCGTTGAATGTGGCGACGATCGGTTTCTATCCAAGCCGATTATCTGCTATTCCACGCCGCTGGCAGCCGATTAACGATGCGGATAAACATCTTGCGTTCGCAGCCCCAGAAGGCAAAGCGACTGAAAAGAATTTGACTCTGATTTCGATTGAAAAAGCGCTGCTGGATGTGATTCCGTTTGTGCGGAGCGTGTGGAAGTAGAGTGACTAGGGTAGGCGACAAGCGGTCAGTTCCTAGAAAAATTTTGCAAATTTTTGCCTGAAACTGACCGCTTGTGCTATCTACTAGTTGCGAGTGCGATCCCATAAGTCCGCATATTTCACAAAGGTGGAATGGGCGGAGAGAATGGCAAGAAGCAAGCCCTGTTTGCCATCTAAAAAACCCGCTTTCAAAATATACATTTTAATGAATGCCGATAATGCATGGGTAATGCCTTGAAAAATCGTGGCTTTTTTGCCCGCCCGCTCTCGTTGGATTGCCCATGCTTTGGCATAGCCTGCAGATTTCACAAGGTAATGATGAATATTTTTGTAGGTGTAATGCAACAGATCGCCTTGTAATTTGATGATGTTAGCGTTTTGGGGAAAATGCACTTTTTCGTGTACTAATTCATCGCCATAAGCCGCAAAATGAGTGCGATAGAGCCGCACCACATAATCAGGATACCAACCTGAATGGCGAATTTCCCGCCCGAAAATGTTGCTGAGTCGAGCGATTTTATACACGGTATGTTGTTCGTCATTTTTGACCGCTTGTAAAATCGAGGTTTTTAATTCAGGCGTCACACGTTCATCGGCATCCAACCATAACACATAATCGCTGGTTACATATTGTTGGGCGATTTGTCGTTGTTTGCCAAAGCCTTGCCAATTGCGATTTTCATACCACTTTGCCCCGTAGCTTAGGGCGATCTCTTTCGTTTGATCTTCACTACCGCTATCTAAAATCACAATTTCATCGACCCAATCTTTGACGCTGTCTAAACATTGAGCAAGATCCTGAGCTTCGTTTTTTACAATCATCGCAACGCTGAGAGTTGGCATAGGCTTTTCCTTTGGCTGAAAACATTGTGGGCATTCTAGCACAATCAAATCGCTTTAAAAATCGGGCTATTTGTGCTATTTTCACCGCCGTTTTTATTTCTATTTTT encodes:
- a CDS encoding L-serine ammonia-lyase, which translates into the protein MISVFDMFKIGIGPSSSHTVGPMKAAKAFIDELLIGKMLARTDRLQVDVYGSLALTGRGHSTDIAIVMGMMGYLPDDVDIEGIEGVIARVKSEQQLVLCEAQPEHSKLIPFDFFADMPFHYDFLPRHENGLKFKAFNSDNLLFEKTYYSIGGGFIVSDENVDSDKQNQISVPFPYKNAADLLKHCKEQGLPLASLVWKNELALRAKLAISDYLAKIWQTMDQCIQRGLHTEGLLPGPLKVVRRAASLRRALEATDKLNNDPMQIIDWINLYALAVSEENAAGGRVVTAPTNGACGIVPAVLAYYRQFVGVLTQETIERYFLAAGVIGSLYKMNASISGAEVGCQGEVGVACSMAAAGLAEIMGGSPNQVCIAAEIAMEHNLGLTCDPVGGQVQVPCIERNAIAAVKAINACRMALRLTSQPRVTLDKVIETMYETGRDMNAKYRETATGGLAIKIVPCD
- the argG gene encoding argininosuccinate synthase is translated as MSATILETLPLGQKVGIAFSGGLDTSAALLWMRQKGAVPYAYTANLGQPDEDDYNAIPKKAMEYGAENARLIDCRTQLAHEGIAAIQCGAFHISTGGMPYFNTTPLGRAVTGTMLVAAMKEDDVNIWGDGSTFKGNDIERFYRYGLLTNPKLKIYKPWLDQTFIDELGGRFEMSEFLIANGFNYKMSVEKAYSTDSNMLGATHEAKDLELLSTGIKIVKPIMGVAFWDESIEIKPETVSVTFEEGVPVALNGKRLEDPVELILEANRIGGRHGLGMTDQIENRIIEAKSRGIYEAPGMALLHIAYERLLTGIHNEDTIEQYRINGLRLGRLLYQGRWFDPQALMLRETAQRWVAKAITGTVTLELRRGNDFSILNTESPNLTYEPERLSMEKVEDAPFTPADRIGQLTMRNLDIVDTRAKLGIYTDTGLLSVKNNVIPQLDTK
- a CDS encoding GspE/PulE family protein → MNTYSACELNTQRIFEISEPLWQRNCREKQILQRYLAVPLQENNEKLWLAIDDEKNLNACEIFAFLLNKAIEPVIVSKEELNYLLNALSPEQQPLYDTGELLYYQQPQEQIDHNDPIIQILDSLFKFCLAKNASDIHIEPYPNKLLIRLRIDGVLHIYQNLSHNFSSRILSRLKLLAKLDISETRLPQDGQFSFTTALSETLDFRVSTLPTNHGEKIVLRLQKNKPTHFDFTALGFTEPQKATLLTALKQPQGLILVTGPTGSGKSITLYSALSYLNQSDKHILTAEDPIEIEINGLIQTQVNRGINLDFSQLLRTFLRQDPDIIMLGEIRDEESAQMALRAAQTGHLVLSTLHTNDAPSAIERLMQLGIHEYEIRNALLLVIAQRLVRKCCSKCAGKGCDNCYQGYQGRIGVYQLLSRTAKVFDKQTACLDYPTLFTAAKQKVHEGVTDMKEVERVIGEEEKV
- the radA gene encoding DNA repair protein RadA, yielding MAKAPKTAYVCSDCGEEYSKWLGQCRSCLAWNTISEVRLVSAKQESKGDRFSGYAGATSGKIQTLSEIDLQDVPRFSSGFNELDRVLGGGIVPGSAILIGGHPGAGKSTLLLQVMCGLSVHLPTLYVTGEESLQQVAMRANRLGLPTEHLKMLSETSVEHICNLADQEKPKLIVIDSIQVMHLADIQSSPGSVAQVRECASFLTRYAKTRQVAIIMVGHVTKDGTLAGPKVLEHAIDASLLLEGEADSRFRTLRSHKNRFGAVNELGVFAMTEQGLREVKNPSAIFLSRSEEQTSGSSVMVLWEGTRPLLVEIQALVDHSMLANPRRVAVGLEQNRLSLLLAVLHRHGGLQMSDQDVFVNVVGGVKVTETSADLALLLALISSFRNRPLPQDLVIFGEVGLGGEIRPVPSGQERIAEAAKHGFKRAIVPAGNAPKKAIKGMDVFTVKKLSDALDIVGNL
- a CDS encoding glycosyltransferase family 9 protein, whose product is MQKLLVIRNDKIGDFMVAWPAFAMLKKSLPNTQIVALVPPYTAPLAELCPYIDEIIIDSRDRNDKAENQRVLQAVRSAGFFAMISFVSDWYNAKLAWQSGISYRLAPATKLFQFLYNHRLTQRRSRSEQAEFQYNMDLARQFLRDHNVPIIEPNTPYLTIPANERQAQKQKLSEQLGINPHKKWLFVHSSTGGSATNLSLEQYAQLMNGIQTEFECEVVLTAGANESERANTLSTMLNQPAAIYDKNEGLQDFTRSLACADLFIAGSTGPLHICGALNVATIGFYPSRLSAIPRRWQPINDADKHLAFAAPEGKATEKNLTLISIEKALLDVIPFVRSVWK
- a CDS encoding pilin, translating into MAKLHQPLKRAFTLIELMIVIAIIAILATIAIPSYTSYTQKAAMSELLRASSSYKSDVEICIYNLGKTAGCSAGTHGIQAEKTEVANAKYLKSIAVSDGTITVAGKGTLENISYKLIPTFANNNVTWAGSCTGDSSLFPAGFCSSASPRQ
- a CDS encoding glycosyltransferase family 2 protein, which encodes MPTLSVAMIVKNEAQDLAQCLDSVKDWVDEIVILDSGSEDQTKEIALSYGAKWYENRNWQGFGKQRQIAQQYVTSDYVLWLDADERVTPELKTSILQAVKNDEQHTVYKIARLSNIFGREIRHSGWYPDYVVRLYRTHFAAYGDELVHEKVHFPQNANIIKLQGDLLHYTYKNIHHYLVKSAGYAKAWAIQRERAGKKATIFQGITHALSAFIKMYILKAGFLDGKQGLLLAILSAHSTFVKYADLWDRTRN